The Huiozyma naganishii CBS 8797 chromosome 1, complete genome genome window below encodes:
- the TAZ1 gene encoding lysophosphatidylcholine acyltransferase (similar to Saccharomyces cerevisiae TAZ1 (YPR140W); ancestral locus Anc_3.478), whose amino-acid sequence MTLPDVQRRGENVINQYPRENALWQFLSKSTCIFVIAASKLFMKCFYKVELENFETLHKSMEEAKRTGRGFVTIMNHSSVVDDPFVWACLPLKMYANLQNIRWCLGAKNICFSNCIYGNFFSLGQVLPTERFGKGPFQDAIDGSIAILNSQWKRHSSWVHIFPEGYVLQLQQPYNNSMRYFRWGVSRMILETDRPPVVLPIFTTGFEKMFTESNDVNIFKNTWKTMGSTAKISVGQPVPDEIIVRYREQWKTLMDKHLKEGETDLNDELKYGKEATDLRSQLAAELREQVAQIREKRKDLQPEDPRFKSVDWWTKYTKTEGASDPDIKFIGVNWAVKRFQPHVNNDDQ is encoded by the coding sequence ATGACGCTACCAGATGTACAAAGAAGAGGGGAAAACGTCATAAATCAGTACCCTCGGGAAAACGCCCTTTGGCAGTTCCTGTCAAAATCTACTTGCATATTCGTCATTGCTGCTTCAAAACTCTTCATGAAATGCTTCTACAAAGTAGAACTAGAGAATTTCGAAACTTTGCACAAATCCATGGAGGAGGCTAAAAGAACAGGTAGGGGATTTGTCACCATTATGAACCATTCCTCGGTCGTTGACGACCCATTCGTATGGGCATGTCTCCCATTGAAAATGTACGCAAACTTACAAAATATCAGATGGTGCCTGGGGGCCAAAAATATTTGCTTCTCAAACTGTATATACGGgaacttcttttccttggGGCAAGTACTCCCCACGGAAAGGTTTGGGAAGGGACCCTTCCAGGATGCGATTGACGGATCCATAGCAATCCTTAACTCGCAATGGAAAAGACATTCTTCCTGGGTACACATCTTCCCAGAGGGGTACGTCCTTCAACTGCAACAACCATACAATAACTCAATGCGGTACTTTAGATGGGGGGTCTCCAGAATGATCCTGGAGACAGATCGGCCACCTGTAGTGCTGCCCATCTTCACCACAGGGTTTGAGAAAATGTTCACAGAGAGTAACGACGtcaacatcttcaaaaacactTGGAAAACTATGGGATCCACGGCGAAAATATCAGTAGGACAACCTGTTCCCGATGAAATCATAGTAAGGTACAGGGAACAATGGAAAACCCTCATGGACAAGCACTTGAAGGAGGGGGAAACTGACTTGAACGACGAATTGAAGTACGGGAAAGAAGCCACAGATTTAAGATCCCAACTCGCTGCAGAATTAAGGGAACAGGTTGCCCAAATAAGggaaaagaggaaagatCTGCAGCCAGAGGACCCAAGATTCAAATCAGTAGATTGGTGGACAAAGTATACCAAAACAGAGGGCGCCTCGGACCCAGATATTAAATTCATCGGTGTCAACTGGGCTGTTAAGAGGTTCCAACCCCATGTTAATAACGACGATCAATGA
- the KAR3 gene encoding Kar3p (similar to Saccharomyces cerevisiae KAR3 (YPR141C); ancestral locus Anc_3.479), whose amino-acid sequence MLFEGRLAAIFVHVYIVDTVLVLWNIKCTVWSEEEKLQDVILWTFRMTEVPTTPRKDDQGIGASGIPTSHAAMKRRYTTSPSPKNKHNNVENDMNSRLSLDGKISTGIQSILNRVSGSNITSLKSHSHLASFYKQQVKELNDLQTTLYNRKMELDELRDNLEVRKDQLKEQKYAVGRESGSKNTKEQQLRLRQTELSKLKEDLEARKKFLLDGFKLHLKQMEVENQTKKNKLAIEYRDKLEAVKRVKIKKMEDEKDQLAKEVDVLREKIANNDSTLDDMLRDVTQKYENMKEPWLKSFEVKWKENVEINEKCIQEITELRKELEENLQPKAEKLKSKFDSLKEQRDELIAKLKQQQKEHRKIEEEISQKKTTLRETEEREASLKEEISKTESDLKELNEILIKEETLRRSLHNKLQELRGNIRVFCRIRPTLEHIEDPDTGHITVNPFDNNYGVQSMEVMKQSSFSRAPVSFKFDKIFDTGESNDEVFKEVGQLVQSSLDGYNVCIFAYGQTGSGKTYTMLHPNDGVIPATISHIFDWVENLKERGWEYKISCQFVEIYNENIVDLLRSNENGTPWVNAGKCDVRHDHDLGKTTITNATTCVLESKESVDKVLKRATKLRSTASTLSNEHSSRSHSIFIIELHGVNHKTKEESCGVLNLVDLAGSERVHSSQVTGERLRETQNINRSLSCLGDVIYALNDKNTKRHIPFRNSKLTYLLQYSLVGNSKTLMFVNISPSSSHINETINSLRFASKVNATRMAKHEV is encoded by the coding sequence ATGTTGTTTGAAGGGAGGTTGGCAGCTATATTTGTTCATGTGTATATAGTGGATACAGTTCTTGTACTTTGGAACATCAAGTGTACTGTTTGGAGTGAGGAAGAAAAGTTGCAAGACGTAATACTGTGGACTTTTAGGATGACAGAAGTACCAACTACACCGCGGAAAGATGATCAGGGCATTGGAGCGAGCGGTATCCCTACAAGCCATGCAGCAATGAAGAGGAGATATACAACGTCTCCATCTCCCAAAAACAAGCATAATAACGTTGAGAACGATATGAACTCAAGACTTTCGCTGGACGGGAAGATTTCGACGGGGATACAATCGATCCTGAACCGTGTTAGTGGGAGTAATATCACTTCGCTGAAGTCGCATTCACACTTGGCGTCGTTTTACAAGCAACAGGTCAAAGAGTTGAACGATTTACAGACGACACTGTACAATAGAAAGATGGAACTGGACGAACTGAGAGATAATCTGGAGGTCAGGAAAGATcaattgaaggaacagAAATACGCTGTGGGAAGAGAGAGTGGATCAAAGAACACCAAAGAACAACAATTGCGACTGAGGCAAACGGAGCTTTCCAAGTTGAAAGAGGATCTAGAGGCCAGGAAAAAGTTCTTGCTTGATGGGTTTAAGTTGCATTTGAAGCAGATGGAGGTGGAgaatcaaacaaaaaaaaataaacttgCCATAGAGTACCGCGATAAGTTGGAGGCTGTGAAAAGGGTtaaaatcaaaaaaatggagGACGAGAAGGACCAATTGGCTAAAGAGGTCGATGTGTTGAGGGAAAAAATTGCCAACAATGATTCCACATTGGATGACATGCTGAGGGACGTTACACAAAAATATGAAAATATGAAGGAACCTTGGCTCAAATCATTTGAAGTGAAGTGGAAGGAAAATGTAGAGATAAATGAAAAATGCATTCAGGAAATAACCGAACTCCGTaaagaactggaagaaaaCTTACAACCCAAGGCTGAAAAACTTAAATCGAAATTTGACAGCTTGAAGGAACAAAGAGATGAGCTGATTGCTAAGCtcaaacaacaacagaaagaGCATAGAAAGATAGAAGAGGAAATATCGCAGAAAAAGACGACATTAAGGGAGACAGAGGAACGCGAGGCATCTCTGAAGGAGGAGATTTCAAAGACTGAGTCcgatttgaaggaactgAACGAAATACtcatcaaagaagagactTTGAGAAGGTCTCTACATAACAAGCTGCAGGAACTTAGGGGTAACATTCGAGTGTTCTGTCGTATACGTCCGACATTGGAGCATATAGAAGATCCAGACACGGGACACATCACGGTAAATCCATTTGATAACAACTACGGTGTTCAGTCAATGGAAGTGATGAAGCAGAGCAGTTTTAGTAGAGCTCCAGTGAGCTTCAAATTTGATAAAATCTTCGACACAGGGGAAAGCAACGACGaggttttcaaagaggtaGGACAGTTGGTTCAGAGCTCACTGGACGGCTACAACGTCTGTATTTTTGCTTATGGTCAAACAGGGTCTGGTAAAACGTACACGATGTTGCATCCTAACGACGGTGTCATTCCGGCGACAATTAGTCATATTTTCGACTGGGTTGAAAACCTCAAGGAGCGTGGGTGGGAATACAAAATTAGCTGTCAATTCGTCGAAATTTACAACGAGAACATTGTAGATCTTTTGAGAAGCAATGAAAATGGGACTCCATGGGTGAATGCTGGTAAGTGCGATGTAAGACACGATCATGATTTGGGGAAGACAACCATTACCAATGCTACAACGTGTGTTTTGGAGTCTAAGGAAAGTGTGGACAAGGTTTTGAAAAGGGCCACAAAGCTGCGGTCTACTGCGTCGACTCTCTCGAACGAGCATTCGTCGCGATCTCACAGTATATTTATCATTGAGTTGCATGGAGTTAATCACAAGACGAAGGAGGAATCCTGCGGTGTTTTGAACCTTGTCGATCTGGCCGGTTCGGAGAGGGTGCATTCTTCACAGGTGACTGGGGAAAGGTTACGTGAAACGCAGAATATCAATCGGTCGCTGAGCTGTCTTGGTGATGTGATCTACGCTTTGAATGATAAAAACACGAAGCGGCATATTCCGTTCCGTAATTCCAAATTGACGTACCTTTTGCAGTACTCGCTTGTCGGGAACTCGAAGACGCTTATGTTTGTGAACATTTCTCCTTCGAGTTCGCATATTAACGAGACGATAAACTCTTTGAGATTTGCATCAAAGGTAAACGCGACCAGGATGGCAAAACATGAGGTATAA
- the RRP15 gene encoding rRNA-processing protein RRP15 (similar to Saccharomyces cerevisiae RRP15 (YPR143W); ancestral locus Anc_3.480), which yields MATSKGSIKVQANKKRARPDASSAKPEKKTVSSSGNTAAASSSGSDNEAEEDELDLEGISSGSELEEVESEDKDEGAEEEEGDDFPRKKKSKNSKHDDGSADFSSALSSILGSHLKAYDRKDPIMARNKRVLKQTEADKLEVKAKKAILAEKRKLLNKTRKKDILTTDIDADDLRSVLEKESKLRKIAQKGVVKLFNAILSTQIKTDKETTDSLSDIKNKQERERLITEVSKEKFLDLVKAAGNDD from the coding sequence ATGGCTACATCTAAGGGTTCGATTAAGGTGCAGGCTAACAAGAAACGGGCCAGGCCCGACGCATCGAGTGCGAAACCTGAGAAAAAGACGGTATCCAGTTCTGGAAATACCGCAGCTGCCTCATCGTCAGGGAGCGATAACGAAGCTGAAGAGGATGAGCTGGATTTAGAGGGTATTTCCTCTGGCTCTGAATTGGAGGAGGTAGAGAGTGAGGATAAGGACGAGGGtgcagaggaggaggaaggtgaTGACTTCCccagaaagaagaaatctaAAAACAGTAAGCACGATGATGGGTCTGCTGACTTCTCGTCAGCTTTAAGTTCCATTTTGGGGTCTCATCTGAAGGCATACGATAGAAAAGACCCTATTATGGCAAGGAACAAGAGAGTCTTGAAGCAAACTGAAGCGGATAAACTAGAGGTTAAGGCTAAGAAGGCCATACTTGCCgagaagaggaaattgCTGAATAAAACAAGGAAAAAGGATATCTTGACCACGGATATTGACGCAGATGATTTGAGGTCAGTATTAGAAAAGGAATCCAAACTAAGGAAAATTGCACAAAAGGGTGTCGTTAAACTATTCAATGCCATCCTATCCACACAAATCAAGACCGACAAGGAAACAACGGACAGCTTAAGTGACatcaaaaacaaacaggaaagagaaagactTATCACTGAAGTGTCCaaagaaaagtttttggaTTTGGTCAAGGCTGCAGGAAATGATGATTGA
- the PPT1 gene encoding protein serine/threonine phosphatase (similar to Saccharomyces cerevisiae PPT1 (YGR123C); ancestral locus Anc_3.481) produces MSNPSKPDAEAALKFKDEGNVYIKSQDYQKAIELYTKAIELDSTSSIFYSNRALAHLKLDNFQSALHDCNDAIKLDNNNIKAYHRRGLAYVGLLEFRKAKNDLTILLKYKPNDATAKRGLEMCESFIREERFKKAIGGDDHGKVKLCQTVSLSSFNANTDLVKYEGLKLDFEELTDEKGQPDGVVIKNMSQEFISMMVNDYFLKGKNIPKQYAAAIISHAERLFRTEQTLVKLDNTRNPDAKISVCGDTHGQFYDVLNIFRKFGKVSPTHTYLFNGDFVDRGSWSCEVALLYYALKVLFPNNFYLNRGNHETDNMNKMYGFEDECKYKYSQRIFSLFSQSFESLPLATLINNDYLVMHGGLPSDANSTLEDIEKIDRFAQPPREGAFMELLWCDPQEANGFGPSQRGLGVSFGTDITEKYVQNNKLRKIFRSHEVRMPGIQFEQNKKLVTVFSAPNYCDSQANKGGIIHVTPGKGHVGEHGNDDENLIIETFEAVEHPDIKPMAYSNGGLGF; encoded by the coding sequence ATGTCGAACCCATCCAAACCCGACGCAGAGGCTGCATTAAAGTTTAAGGACGAAGGTAATGTTTATATCAAAAGTCAGGACTACCAGAAAGCTATTGAATTGTACACAAAGGCCATTGAGCTAGACTCCACGTCATCGATTTTTTATTCAAATAGAGCTTTGGCGCACTTGAAGTTGgataactttcaaagtgctcTCCATGACTGTAACGATGCTATTAAGCTggataacaacaacataaAGGCCTATCATAGAAGAGGTCTAGCGTACGTTGGTTTACTGGAATTCAGAAAGGCCAAGAATGATCTGACGATTCTGTTGAAATACAAACCAAATGATGCCACCGCTAAAAGAGGCCTTGAAATGTGCGAGAGTTTCATTAGAGAGGAACGGTTCAAAAAAGCCATTGGTGGTGATGACCATGGGAAAGTAAAACTGTGTCAAACCGTCAGCTTGAGCTCTTTTAACGCTAACACTGACTTGGTGAAATACGAAGGATTAAAACTGGATTTCGAGGAGCTCACGGACGAAAAGGGCCAGCCAGACGGTGTCGTCATCAAAAACATGTCTCAAGAGTTTATCTCAATGATGGTGAACGACTATTTCTTGAAAGGAAAGAACATTCCTAAACAATACGCTGCGGCTATTATTTCTCACGCCGAGAGACTTTTCCGTACCGAGCAAACTCTGGTGAAACTTGACAACACGAGGAACCCCGACGCGAAAATATCTGTATGTGGTGATACCCATGGGCAGTTTTATGATGTCTTGAACATTTTCCGTAAATTTGGCAAAGTTTCGCCGACACATACGTACCTGTTCAATGGGGATTTTGTTGATAGGGGGTCTTGGTCCTGTGAAGTTGCGCTGCTGTACTATGCCTTAAAGGTGCTTTTCCCCAATAATTTCTACTTGAACAGAGGTAACCACGAAACTGACAACATGAACAAGATGTACGGGTTCGAAGATGAGTGTAAGTACAAGTACTCTCAACGGATTTTCAGCTTGTTCtctcaaagttttgaaagtttgCCATTGGCAACACTGATCAACAATGATTACTTGGTCATGCACGGTGGGTTGCCAAGTGATGCCAATTCTACTCTTGAAGATATAGAGAAAATTGACAGGTTTGCCCAACCACCAAGAGAAGGTGCCTTTATGGAATTGCTGTGGTGTGATCCACAGGAAGCCAATGGTTTTGGTCCATCGCAGCGTGGCCTTGGGGTTTCCTTTGGTACAGACATCACCGAGAAATACGTCCAAAATAACAAGCTAAGAAAGATTTTCAGGTCCCACGAAGTGAGGATGCCAGGTATCcaatttgaacaaaacaaaaaattggtcACCGTTTTCAGCGCACCAAACTATTGTGATTCTCAAGCAAACAAAGGTGGTATTATTCATGTTACGCCTGGGAAAGGCCATGTTGGCGAGCATGGGaatgacgacgagaacCTGATcattgaaacttttgaagcaGTAGAACATCCTGACATCAAACCAATGGCGTACTCTAATGGTGGCCTGGGTTTTTAA
- the NOC4 gene encoding ribosome biosynthesis protein NOC4 (similar to Saccharomyces cerevisiae NOC4 (YPR144C); ancestral locus Anc_3.482): MSGLTIDEVKSIAKKVIDVKEKTHYNSVVKLLNELKTVSHETQRELADDDEVEKKYRFLVVSLFQIFKKMFARNDLSLSAHLKSNSDLLKFNQWCRKLYDSFKTQLLKILSDFTLETSLALDSLDLYVQLLELESTYFATSKDAPFFANKTLKKLIIALWSSKMDDTSLDIDRVTGQSQNFLLLEFVEKYYKPYVDIQYYFQTELNQLLSSDEAELDLTSENCTAKWLALVNHDNHCSNEDADLEMFVSNPPKAVENDTKFKSLMEKNWLFYLGGNMSSTQYKTVLLILHKRIIPHFHTPTRLMDFLTDSYSIIDATAGVIPILALNGLFELIKKYNLEYPNFYQKLYQLLTPDLMHVKYRARFFRLMDVFLSSTHVSVNLIASFIKKLARLSLTAPPAAIVSIIPFIYNLLKKHPNCMIMIHNPKFISNAFHTVEEQQLQRTLKAQYQDPFNVDEPNPELTNAFGSSLWELATLMNHYHPNVASLAKIFGQPFRKLNYNMEDFLDWSYDSLLAAESNRNLKVLPTLEFETFDSVFNETEGKNAYLQNITW; the protein is encoded by the coding sequence ATGTCCGGACTTACCATCGATGAGGTGAAAAGTATAGCCAAAAAGGTCATTGACGTGAAGGAGAAAACCCACTACAATTCAGTGGTCAAACTTCTCAATGAGCTAAAGACTGTCTCGCACGAAACGCAGCGGGAACTGGCcgatgacgatgaggtCGAAAAGAAATACAGGTTTCTCGTCGTGTCTCTGTTCCAAATATTTAAGAAAATGTTCGCCAGAAACGACTTGTCGCTATCTGCGCATTTGAAAAGTAATTCCGATCTTCTCAAGTTCAACCAGTGGTGTAGGAAACTGTACGACTCTTTCAAGACCCAACTGTTGAAGATTTTGTCGGACTTTACCCTGGAAACATCGCTCGCTTTAGACTCCCTCGATCTGTACGTGCAACTACTCGAATTGGAATCGACCTATTTCGCTACCTCTAAGGACGCGCCGTTCTTTGCTAacaagactttgaagaagttgatcATCGCGCTGTGGAGCTCTAAGATGGACGACACATCTCTCGATATAGATCGGGTGACTGGCCAGTCgcaaaattttcttcttttggagtTTGTGGAGAAGTACTACAAACCGTATGTCGATATACAGTACTACTTCCAGACTGAACTGAACCAGTTGCTTTCGTCGGACGAGGCAGAACTCGATTTAACCTCAGAAAATTGTACCGCGAAATGGCTCGCTTTGGTGAACCACGATAACCACTGCTCAAACGAAGATGCAGACTTGGAAATGTTTGTGAGTAACCCACCAAAGGCTGTGGAAAACGATACAAAATTTAAGTCACTGATGGAGAAAAACTGGTTGTTTTACTTGGGTGGTAACATGTCCTCCACTCAATACAAGACCGTCCTGTTAATCCTACACAAGAGAATCATTCCACACTTCCATACCCCAACAAGGTTGATGGATTTCTTGACTGATTCTTACAGCATCATAGACGCAACTGCTGGTGTCATTCCAATCCTGGCACTAAACGGCCTGTTCGAactaataaaaaaatataaccTGGAATACCCAAATTTTTACCAAAAACTTTACCAGCTTTTGACACCCGACTTAATGCACGTCAAGTACAGGGCTAGATTTTTCCGGTTGATGGACGTTTTCTTATCTTCTACGCATGTATCGGTCAACCTGATAGCATCTTtcataaaaaaattggcCAGATTATCCCTAACGGCACCTCCAGCTGCAATCGTTTCCATCATTCCATTCATATACAATCTGCTAAAGAAGCATCCAAACTGTATGATCATGATCCATAACCCGAAATTCATATCCAACGCATTTCACACCGTCGAGGAacagcaacttcaaagaacaTTAAAGGCACAATACCAGGACCCCTTCAACGTGGATGAGCCAAACCCGGAACTGACAAACGCATTCGGTTCATCGCTTTGGGAATTGGCCACTTTGATGAACCATTATCATCCGAACGTTGCTTCATTGGCTAAAATCTTCGGTCAACCGTTCAGGAAATTGAACTACAATATGGAGGATTTTTTGGATTGGAGTTACGACTCGTTACTGGCTGCAGAATCCAACAGAAACTTAAAAGTTTTGCCCACTCTAGAATTCGAGACTTTCGATTCGGTATTTAACGAAACGGAGGGCAAAAATGCATACTTGCAAAATATAACCTGGTAA
- the ASN1 gene encoding asparagine synthase (glutamine-hydrolyzing) 1 (similar to Saccharomyces cerevisiae ASN2 (YGR124W) and ASN1 (YPR145W); ancestral locus Anc_3.483), which yields MCGIFATFRHEDVQAFKPRALQLSKRIRHRGPDWSGNIIKNSTIMAHERLAIVGLDSGAQPITSPCGDYILSVNGEIYNHIQLREECPEYQYKSLSDCEPIIPMYLKYDLDAPKHLDGMFAWCLYDAKKDRIVAARDPIGITTLYMGRSSMCPKTVFFASELKCLTDDCDNIIAFPPGHVYDSETDKITRYYTPNWLDETKIPSTPVDLKQIRHTLEKAVRKRLMAEVPYGVLLSGGLDSSLIAAIAARETEKANKELDPRKYDEQEEAEGHHLAGIDDEGNLLSATWSRLHSFAIGLPGAPDLVAARKVAKFIGSIHHEHTFTLQEGLDALDDVIYHLETYDVTTIRASTPMFLLSRKIKAQGVKMVLSGEGSDEIFGGYLYFAQAPSAAEFHTESVKRVKNLHLSDCLRANKSTMAWGLEARVPFLDKEFLDLCMNIDPKDKLINQKEGRIEKYILRKAFDTCDEPDVKPYLPEEILWRQKEQFSDGVGYSWIDGLKDTAETVISDEMFAAPKAHWGIDVPTTKEAFWYRLKFDALFPQPTAAETVMRWIPKADWGCAEDPSGRFAKIHEQHVEDA from the coding sequence ATGTGTGGTATTTTCGCTACTTTCAGACACGAAGATGTCCAGGCTTTCAAGCCTCGGGCTTTGCAGCTATCCAAGAGAATCAGACACAGAGGTCCAGACTGGTCCGGTAACATCATCAAGAACAGCACCATCATGGCCCATGAGAGATTGGCCATTGTCGGTCTTGACTCTGGTGCCCAGCCAATCACCTCCCCATGCGGTGACTACATTCTTTCCGTTAACGGTGAAATCTACAACCACATCCAACTGAGAGAGGAGTGTCCAGAATACCAATACAAGTCCCTGTCAGACTGTGAGCCTATCATCCCAATGTACTTGAAATACGACCTCGACGCCCCCAAGCACCTCGACGGTATGTTCGCCTGGTGTCTATACGACGCCAAGAAGGACCGTATCGTCGCCGCAAGAGACCCTATTGGTATCACCACGTTGTACATGGGCCGTTCCTCCATGTGCCCCAAGACGGTCTTCTTTGCCTCCGAGTTGAAGTGTTTGACCGACGACTGTGACAACATCATCGCGTTCCCTCCAGGCCACGTCTACGACTCTGAAACGGACAAGATCACCAGATACTACACTCCAAACTGGTTGGACGAAACAAAGATCCCATCGACCCCAGTCGACTTGAAACAAATCAGACATACTTTGGAAAAAGCCGTCAGAAAAAGACTGATGGCAGAGGTCCCATACGGTGTTCTTCTATCCGGTGGTCTGGACTCCTCCTTGATTGCCGCCATCGCCGCAAGAGAGACTGAGAAGGCCAACAAGGAGTTGGACCCAAGGAAATACGACGAACAAGAGGAGGCAGAGGGACACCATCTGGCCGGTATCGACGACGAGGGGAACTTGTTGTCCGCCACATGGTCCCGCCTACACTCCTTCGCCATTGGTCTGCCAGGTGCTCCAGACTTGGTTGCCGCAAGAAAGGTCGCCAAGTTCATTGGCTCCATCCATCACGAACACACGTTCACCCTACAAGAGGGTCTGGACGCCCTAGACGATGTCATCTACCACTTGGAGACCTACGACGTCACGACGATCAGGGCATCGACACCTATGTTCCTGCTTTCCAGAAAGATCAAGGCACAAGGTGTCAAGATGGTTTTGTCTGGTGAAGGTTCCGATGAAATCTTCGGTGGGTACTTGTACTTCGCACAGGCTCCATCTGCTGCTGAGTTCCACACCGAGTCGGTCAAGAGAGTCAAGAACTTGCATTTGTCTGACTGTCTAAGAGCCAACAAGTCGACGATGGCGTGGGGGCTAGAGGCCCGTGTCCCATTCTTGGACAAGGAGTTCCTAGACTTGTGTATGAACATCGATCCAAAGGACAAATTGATCAACCAGAAGGAGGGCCGTATCGAAAAGTACATCTTGAGAAAGGCCTTCGACACTTGCGACGAACCAGATGTCAAGCCATACTTGCCTGAAGAGATCCTTTGGAGACAAAAGGAACAATTCTCCGATGGTGTCGGCTACTCCTGGATTGATGGGTTGAAGGACACCGCCGAGACAGTGATCAGCGACGAAATGTTCGCTGCTCCTAAGGCCCACTGGGGTATCGACGTTCCAACGACCAAGGAGGCGTTCTGGTACAGACTGAAGTTCGATGCGTTATTCCCACAACCAACCGCTGCTGAAACCGTCATGAGATGGATTCCAAAGGCCGACTGGGGTTGTGCCGAGGACCCATCTGGGAGATTCGCCAAGATCCACGAACAACACGTCGAGGACGCCTAA
- the KNAG0A07925 gene encoding uncharacterized protein (similar to Saccharomyces cerevisiae YPR145C-A; ancestral locus Anc_3.484) has product MAEQSRIMTSLTANPSFLRMKIPFCKIGSTSTESNKHKNHPSKITRYDLLARDLEYSRRHHPLK; this is encoded by the coding sequence atgGCTGAGCAGAGCAGGATAATGACGTCTTTGACAGCTAACCCATCGTTTTTAAGGATGAAAATACCGTTTTGCAAAATAGGAAGTACCTCCACAGAGTCCAACAAACACAAGAATCATCCAAGTAAAATAACGCGGTATGACTTGCTTGCACGAGATCTAGAATACAGCAGAAGGCATCATCCACTGAAATGA